In one Plasmodium reichenowi strain SY57 chromosome 7, whole genome shotgun sequence genomic region, the following are encoded:
- a CDS encoding 60S ribosomal protein L34, putative: MAQRVHYRRHNHYNTKSNKVRPVRTPGGKLTIHVVKKKAGKPKCADCKTAIQGVKALRPADNNRARRKNRTVTRAYGGSICARCIRERIMRAFLFEEQKCVRQVLKEKKKQEKKVKKVKKEKKKVNAKEVKKTATDNKKAKKVADKKKGK, translated from the exons atggCACAAAGAGTTCATTATCGTAGGCACAATCATTACAATACAAAGTCAAACAAAGTAAGACCTGTAAGAACACCAGGAGGAAAATTAACTATTCATGTAGTTAAGAAAAAAGCTGGAAAACCTAAATGTGCTGACTGTAAAACAGCTATACAAGGG gTAAAAGCCTTAAGACCAGCAGATAATAATAGAGCAAGGAGAAAGAATCGAACTGTAACAAGAGCTTATGGAGGTTCCATATGTGCTCGTTGCATAAGAGAAAGAATTATGAGAGCCTTTTTATTTGAAGAACAAAAATGTGTAAGACAAGTAttgaaagaaaaaaagaaacaagAAAAGAAAGTTAAAAAGGttaagaaagaaaaaaaaaaggttaATGCTAAAGAAGTAAAGAAAACAGCTACTGACAATAAAAAGGCCAAGAAGGTTGCTGATAAGAAAAAgggaaaataa
- a CDS encoding hypothetical protein (conserved Plasmodium protein, unknown function): NNGDKKLRKKVKEKLINKNVKSEKKKKKNENLLIKKKKKEEKKGIKEKKNKKTKSKKKKVKNTKKIKEIKNKLKNDDENSDDQNYDDNTSDEDEIYDDDNLFMDSRLKKKKKKKKTTLNNLTEEEKNKKKKNKKKNCVAEFLNLNEYDDNYEKELFSYAKNGFKKYVNFLNNYKNTIKEEQNEITNKRPKNLYV, translated from the coding sequence TAACAATGGTGATAAAAAATTACGAAAAAAAGTTAAAGAAAAacttataaataaaaatgtcaaatcagaaaaaaaaaaaaagaagaatgAAAATCTCttaataaagaagaaaaagaaggaagagaaaaaaggaatcaaggaaaagaaaaacaaaaaaacaaaatcaaaaaagaaaaaagtaaaaaatacaaaaaaaataaaagaaataaagaataaattaaaaaatgacGATGAAAATAGTGATGATCAAAATTATGACGATAACACTTCTGATGAAGATGAGATATACGATGACGATAACTTATTTATGGATAGCAgattaaagaaaaagaaaaaaaaaaaaaaaacgacATTAAATAACTTAACGGAAGAAGagaagaataaaaaaaagaaaaacaaaaaaaaaaattgtgTTGCggaatttttaaatttaaatgaatatgatgataattatgaaaagGAGTTATTTTCATATGCCAAAAATGGTTTTAAAAAGTATGTCAACTTTTTGAacaattataaaaatacaataaaagaagaacaaaatgaaataacAAATAAGAGACCAAAAAATTTGTATGTTTGA
- a CDS encoding hypothetical protein (conserved Plasmodium protein, unknown function), with protein sequence MIVFDELFEFLREVEITCDNFKEEEEEKEKIILFINELNSYINDLSLSLKGKINNSDDLTDHDILKKIIFKKEALEKAIKNEKDNFKRDAKIKEKVINNEEGVVNEHTNNIKNDNMNDKNYDNDGKGDNTFNICNDKMNMSYKHHDTNDLTCYPNNKRSIGSNEEIKNEYNNNLINVEKKDELSITCNDNMIKQNVVDENITNDCSYNINNKKDNNENDINNTHDKNNNNNNNNKNNDNIEILKDDIIKEWGEQIDEFDNLIYEHTLAYKKKDFFKKIEKKKKKKNLDFSQGNTIDEELCLLAQEMKENVLTY encoded by the coding sequence atgaTTGTGTTCGACGAACTTTTTGAATTTCTCAGAGAAGTAGAAATAACATGTGATAATTTTAAAGAAGaggaagaagaaaaagaaaagattatattatttataaatgaattaaatTCTTATATTAACGACCTTTCCCTTTCGCTTAAGGGGAAGATAAATAACTCTGATGATCTTACTGATCATgacattttaaaaaaaataatttttaaaaaagaagcTTTAGAAAAAgcaataaaaaatgaaaaggacaattttaaaagagatgcaaaaataaaagaaaaggtAATTAATAATGAGGAGGGTGTAGTAAATGAacatacaaataatattaagaatgacaatatgaatgataaaaattatgataatgatgGAAAAGGTGATAATACATTCAATATTTGTAAtgataaaatgaatatgtCTTATAAGCATCATGATACAAATGATCTTACTTGTTATcctaataataaaagatcAATAGGAAGtaatgaagaaataaaaaatgaatataataacaatttgATAAATGTTGAAAAGAAAGATGAACTTTCCATTACAtgtaatgataatatgataaaacaaaatgtagtggatgaaaatataacaaatgaCTGTTCATAcaacataaataataaaaaagataataacgaaaatgatataaataatacacacgataaaaataataataataataataataataaaaataatgataatattgaAATTTTAAAAGACGATATTATTAAAGAATGGGGTGAACAGATTGATGAATTTGATAACTTAATTTATGAACATACACTAgcttataaaaaaaaagatttctttaaaaaaattgagaaaaaaaaaaaaaaaaaaaatctaGATTTCTCACAAGGAAATACGATTGATGAAGAATTATGCTTACTAGCTCAAGAAATGAAAGAAAATGTTTTGACATATA
- a CDS encoding 50S ribosomal protein L1, mitochondrial, putative, with protein sequence MMRNFFFSLTGMSFLKSNSKHNNNKVFWLIQKRGRKYIPFYDINKKKQKKKGFNEVHEKKKEDDDNEINTEKRVERDVDNIVSDKLSQGDNIQFMNRKKDYVSSTYSLRSNLLPALSPMKGLKLLLSLNDSNYFNMLKNHDSKINFNLIIKIDIKRESLRGMCNLVHSVDKNKKILVLVDEEHHNLKKYGADYVGLEYINKIKNGWLDFNICITNFKNINKILCIAKILGPKKLMPNIKSDTLVDNLEETIKKIKSGNTIEYRSEPIDLATFQLYNEIYNFQQIDLNSIAHINVQIAPIDMNFYHILENMKCFTSEIIKNNIHSTHTQKENKTTSFIWPPITAKHKKQKINIEEKMNLFHKNDDSSQSFILGGYITYANYPKIFLRSNLLHPHSDGYSN encoded by the coding sequence ATGATGagaaattttttcttttccttaACAGGAATGTCTTTTCTAAAGTCTAATTCGAAgcataataataataaagtgTTTTGGTTAATACAAAAAAGAGGACGTAaatatattcctttttatgatataaataaaaaaaaacagaaaaaaaaaggatttAATGAAGTACATgagaaaaagaaagaagatgatgataatgaaatTAATACGGAAAAAAGAGTAGAAAGAGATGTCGATAATATAGTATCAGATAAATTATCACAAGGTGATAATATACAATTTATgaatagaaaaaaagaCTATGTATCTTCTACTTATTCTTTACGTTCTAATTTATTACCAGCATTGTCACCTATGAAAGGATTAAAATTGTTATTAAGTTTAAATGATagtaattattttaatatgttaaaaaatCATGATTccaaaataaattttaatttaattataaagatTGATATAAAAAGAGAATCCTTAAGAGGGATGTGTAACCTAGTGCATAGTGtggataaaaataaaaaaatattagtTTTAGTTGATGAAGAACATCacaatttaaaaaaatatggagCTGACTATGTTGGTttagaatatattaacaaaataaaaaacgGATGGCTagattttaatatatgtataaccaactttaaaaatattaataaaattttatgcATAGCCAAAATTTTAGGACCTAAAAAACTAATGCCCAATATTAAATCAGATACATTAGTAGATAACTTAGAAGAAactattaaaaaaattaaaagtGGTAATACTATAGAATATAGAAGTGAACCTATTGATTTAGCTACTTTccaattatataatgaaatatataatttccAACAAATAGATTTAAATTCTATAGCACATATTAACGTTCAAATAGCTCCTATAGATATGAACTTTTATCATATACttgaaaatatgaaatgTTTTACTTcagaaattataaaaaataatatacattcTACTCATACgcaaaaagaaaataaaactACATCATTTATTTGGCCACCTATTACTGCAAAAcataaaaaacaaaaaataaatattgaagaaaaaatgaatctatttcataaaaatgatgattCTTCTCaatcttttatattagGAGGATATATAACTTATGCTAATTATCCAAAAATATTCCTTCGATCAAATTTGTTACATCCACATTCGGATGGTTATTCTAActaa
- a CDS encoding AAA family ATPase, CDC48 subfamily produces MKVRKMHYPLFSFTEYLSCYIILYFFVFLPNYSYAININNYHNNNNLWNINNKWNNQQSNHFANNRIGHFLWGSKIRKNPLASISTSITTNKLENQKKKTNKNESYSNVNDKYEHNNNTAHFIQINYKNDQSNDTLSTHKNNNEMTVEKKPNNLASGEGKKEIHNTTQKVLEKVDYFKEREKITNSYNNNNNKVIVTHDNKNHTNYINKVENKQSDDKIKNLNNKYVKKFKSHILQNDILGTISTMFWSGKKNNNANVKKGIKNVPMDEKRYSPNDHDNNSNNNNDNNNNNNNNNNGGKNNSYYNEKTQKGVNDKETNFLLKALDSGKFPTYCLVENIDENLDNFDIYMSKEKMDELNINDGATVLLKGKKKREMLGIARLDRSLKKHYVVISFAMKKNLRLMHNDIIKIHPFMNAKRIRNVVLSPFSDTIPNLSREELEKAVIHPYLKNSYKPLRVNSNIYIYYKNNKIEFKVLKIISEESENEEFGCIGEHSQLTLAEEYLKREDYEENNDDITYEDLGGMKKQLNKIRELIELPLKYPEIFMSIGISAPKGVLMHGIPGTGKTSIAKAIANESNAYCYIINGPEIMSKHIGESEQKLRKIFKKASEKTPCIIFIDEIDSIANKRSKSNNELEKRVVSQLLTLMDGLKKNNNVLVLAATNRPNSIDPALRRFGRFDREIEIPVPDEQGRYEILLTKTKKMKLDPDVNLRKIAKECHGYVGADLAQLCFEAAIQCIKEHIHFLDLDEEDFIEFMKISVDEDKKNMGNEPYGSSHTNNSNYINQLTESSNKLSYTNMFPLNRKNTLLQNDKNEMNKDSSYDKKTDALDNYKSDSTIDMEKKKNKKKSNFFFSNDDEETKNKNKTNVNQKKKKNPNDKLDKNERRIPAYILNKLTIKAKHFQHALNICNPSSLRERQVQIPTVTWNDIGGMNEVKEQLKETILYPLEYKHLYNKFNSNYNKGILLYGPPGCGKTLLAKAIANECKANFISVKGPELLTMWFGESEANVRDLFDKARAASPCIIFFDEIDSLAKERNSNTNNDASDRVINQILTEIDGINEKKTIFIIAATNRPDILDKALTRPGRLDKLIYISLPDLKSRYSIFKAILKNTPLNEDVDIHDMAKRTEGFSGADITNLCQSAVNEAIKETIHLLNIRKKEQEEQRKKNKNSFKIDDSDTYDPVPTLSKKHFDLAFKNARISIQPEDVLKYEKFKEKLSLQDF; encoded by the coding sequence atgAAAGTAAGAAAAATGCATTATCcccttttttcttttacagaatatttatcatgttatattatactttatttttttgtttttcttccaaattattcatatgctattaacataaataattatcataataacaacaatttgtggaatataaataataaatggAATAATCAACAATCAAATCATTTTGCTAATAATAGAATTGGACATTTTCTTTGGGGGTCgaaaataaggaaaaatCCTTTGGCCTCAATCAGTACGTCCATAACAACCAATAAGCTAGAgaaccaaaaaaaaaaaacaaataaaaatgaaagtTACAGTAATgtaaatgataaatatgagcacaataataatacagcacattttatacaaattaattataaaaatgatcaATCAAATGATACTTTAAGTACTCATAAGAACAATAATGAAATGACTGTTGAAAAAAAGCCAAATAATTTGGCCTCTGGTGAAGGAAAAAAGGAGATACATAATACAACCCAAAAGGTATTGGAAAAAGTGGattattttaaagaaagagaaaaaataacaaatagttataataataataataataaggtTATCGTTACacatgataataaaaatcatacgaattatattaataaagtggaaaataaacaaagtgatgataaaataaaaaatttaaataacaaatatgtaaaaaaattcaaatcacacattttacaaaatgatatattagGAACTATATCTACTATGTTTTGGTCaggtaaaaaaaataataatgcgaatgtaaaaaaaggaataaaaaatgttccTATGGATGAAAAGCGTTATTCTCCGAATGACCAcgataataatagtaataataataatgataataataataataataataataataataatggtgggaaaaataattcttattataatgaaaaaacaCAAAAAGGTGTTAACGATAAAGAAACCAATTTTCTTCTTAAAGCATTGGACAGTGGAAAATTTCCTACATACTGTCTTGTAGAAAATATTGATGAAAACCTAGACaattttgatatatatatgagtAAAGAAAAGATGGATGAATTAAATATCAATGATGGTGCTACTGTTTTATtaaaagggaaaaaaaaaagagaaatgCTTGGTATTGCTAGATTAGATAGAagtttaaaaaaacattatGTTGTTATATCTTTTGCTATGAAAAAAAACTTAAGACTTATGcataatgatataataaaaatcCATCCTTTTATGAATGCTAAGAGAATACGTAATGTCGTCTTAAGCCCATTTAGTGATACCATACCTAATTTAAGTAGAGAAGAATTAGAAAAAGCTGTCATACATCCATATTTAAAGAATAGTTATAAACCATTACGTGTGAAcagtaatatatatatatattataaaaataataaaatcGAATTTAAagtattaaaaattatatcaGAAGAAAGTgaaaatgaagaatttGGTTGTATAGGAGAACATTCTCAATTGACCTTAGCAGAAGAATATTTAAAGAGAGAAGattatgaagaaaataatgatgatattaCTTATGAAGATTTAGGAGGTATGAAAAAACAGTTAAACAAAATTAGAGAATTAATTGAATTGCCATTAAAATATCCGGAAATTTTTATGAGTATAGGAATATCAGCACCTAAAGGTGTATTAATGCATGGTATACCAGGTACAGGGAAAACATCTATTGCTAAAGCTATAGCTAATGAAAGTAATGcatattgttatattattaatggTCCCGAAATTATGTCAAAACATATTGGAGAATCAGAACAAAAACTAAGaaaaattttcaaaaaaGCAAGTGAAAAAACACcatgtattatttttattgatGAAATTGATTCAATTGCTAATAAAAGAAGTAAAAGTAATAATGAACTAGAAAAAAGGGTTGTATCCCAATTATTAACTTTAATGGATggtttaaaaaaaaacaataatgTATTAGTCTTAGCTGCGACGAATAGACCTAATTCAATTGACCCCGCTTTAAGAAGATTTGGAAGATTTGATAGAGAAATAGAAATACCCGTACCTGATGAACAAGGAAGATATGAAATTTTATTAACGAAAAcaaagaaaatgaaattaGATCCTGATGTtaatttaagaaaaatagCAAAAGAATGTCATGGGTATGTAGGAGCAGATTTAGCTCAATTATGTTTTGAAGCTGCTATTCAATGTATTAAAGAACATATTCATTTTCTAGATTTAGATGAAGAAGATTTTATTGAATTCATGAAAATTAGTGTAgatgaagataaaaaaaatatgggTAATGAACCTTATGGTAGTTCACATACAAACAattcaaattatataaatcaaCTCACAGAAAGTAGTAACAAGTTATCATACACTAATATGTTCCCActaaatagaaaaaatacCTTGTTACAAAATGacaaaaatgaaatgaatAAAGATTCCAgttatgataaaaaaacaGATGCGTtagataattataaaagtGATTCTACAATAGATAtggagaaaaaaaaaaacaaaaaaaaaagtaattttttctttagtaatgatgatgaagaaacaaaaaataaaaataaaacaaatgtgaaccagaaaaaaaaaaaaaatccaaatgataaattagataaaaatgaaagaagAATACCagcatatatattaaataaattaacaATTAAAGCTAAACATTTCCAACATgctttaaatatatgtaatcCTAGTTCTTTAAGAGAAAGGCAAGTACAAATACCAACCGTTACATGGAATGATATTGGTGGTATGAATGAAGTCAAAGAACAGTTGAAAGAAACCATTTTATATCCATTAGAATATAAgcatttatataataaatttaattctaattataataaaggaatattattatatggtCCTCCAGGTTGTGGAAAAACATTATTAGCTAAAGCAATTGCAAATGAATGCAAAGCCAATTTTATATCTGTAAAAGGACCTGAATTATTAACTATGTGGTTTGGTGAGTCAGAAGCAAATGTTCGAGATTTATTTGATAAAGCTAGAGCAGCTTCTCcatgtataatattttttgacGAAATAGATTCTTTAGcaaaagaaagaaataGTAATACTAATAATGATGCAAGTGATAGAGTAATCAATCAAATATTAACCGAAATTGATGGtattaatgaaaagaaaacaaTCTTTATTATAGCGGCAACTAATAGACCAGATATATTAGATAAAGCTTTAACGAGACCCGGAAGATTagataaattaatttatatatctttacCTGACTTAAAAAGTAGATATAGTATATTTAAAGCTATACTTAAGAATACTCCTCTAAATGAAGATGTTGATATTCATGATATGGCAAAACGAACAGAGGGCTTTTCTGGAGCTGATATTACAAATCTTTGTCAAAGTGCTGTAAATGAAGCTATTAAAGAAACTATACATCTACttaatataagaaaaaaagaacaagaagaacaaagaaaaaaaaataaaaacagTTTTAAAATTGATGATTCAGATACATATGATCCAGTACCTACCCTATCCAAAAAGCATTTCGATTTGGCTTTCAAAAATGCACGTATATCAATTCAGCCAGAGGatgtattaaaatatgAGAAATTTAAGGAAAAGTTATCTTTACAAGATTTTTAA
- a CDS encoding putative membrane protein (conserved Plasmodium membrane protein, unknown function), with the protein MKDYKSSSSNTCGYNPRNTNMYDKNYVGNNNTTDTNTSDNNTNDNNISDSNTSENNTNDVNVNSNNISDIKKGKEYNIISNENNKKNNNILFGNKMNCKYVSYECEHILFLSSFQLSFSFIFSMYCKFYYLSIINMGLFVTSILHWRKPELGLRRNIDIAMMLCSIITHIIYSFYINSLCVFICFCSSILVASFYFIGKKFSYNSYSTLYHLSIHTIGNLSAITIYYISKKKFINNS; encoded by the coding sequence atgaaagatTATAAAagtagtagtagtaataCTTGTGGTTATAATCCTAGGAATACGAATATGTAcgataaaaattatgttggaaataataatactacTGATACGAATACGAGTGACAATAATAcgaatgataataatattagtGATAGTAATACAAGTGAAAATAATACGAATGATGTTAATGTAAattctaataatataagcgatataaaaaaaggaaaagagTACAACATAATAAgtaatgaaaataataaaaagaataataatatattatttggGAATAAAATGAATTGTAAATATGTAAGTTACGAATGtgaacatatattatttttatcatcttttcaattatcattttcatttatattttcaatgTATTGCaagttttattatttatcaataataaatatggGTTTATTTGTAACCTCTATATTACATTGGAGAAAACCAGAATTAGGGTTAAGAAGAAATATTGACATAGCTATGATGCTGTGTAGTATAATAACacacataatatattcgttttatataaattcattatgtgtattcatttgtttttgttCGTCTATACTTGTAGCTAgcttttattttataggaaaaaaatttagTTACAATTCATACAGTACTTTATATCATTTGTCTATACATACTATTGGTAATTTATCAGCTATTAccatatattatatttcaaaaaaaaaatttatcaataattcataa